A window from Primulina huaijiensis isolate GDHJ02 chromosome 11, ASM1229523v2, whole genome shotgun sequence encodes these proteins:
- the LOC140988413 gene encoding uncharacterized protein, producing the protein MEILTGSKSLEPARSFNVNVLGGEEEPNISFGPQDLQEVILPHNDALVIRAKIANYDIMRVFLDSGSSVNDLKDYQLELLETALFGFAGHTVHPQGEIVLPLTIGSRDLRKSVMTTFTVVSAPSSYNVTLRGRP; encoded by the coding sequence ATGGAGATTCTAACGGGCTCGAAAAGCTTGGAGCCGGCGAGAAGTTTTAATGTGAATGTCCTAGGTGGAGAGGAAgaaccaaacatcagtttcgggccTCAAGATTTACAAGAAGTCATCCTACCTCACAATGATGCCTTGGTCATCCGAGCTAAAATTGCAAATTATGATATAATGAGAGTATTCTTGGACTCAGGCAGTTCCGTCAATGATCTGAAAGATTATCAGCTAGAGCTTTTGGAGACTGCTCTATTTGGGTTTGCAGGCCATACAGTGCATCCTCAAGGGGAGATTGTGCTCCCCTTGACCATTGGATCTAGGGATTTGAGGAAATCAGTGATGACCACATTCACAGTGGTCAGTGCACCCTCCTCATACAATGTCACACTGAGAGGCCGGCCATGA
- the LOC140988699 gene encoding zinc finger CCCH domain-containing protein 3-like produces the protein MIRNGVLPDSYNPAPEQAEDMMSRLKLENSNDSGGVGDAVGAYPNRPGEPDCIYYLRTGTCGYGSNCRFNHPSNGGHDYGVRNTAELPERAGQPDCGFYLKTGWCKYGSSCKYHHPKDRPVDSSAVPNILGLPMREDSKSCLHYMRTGLCKYGYACKFHHPQPLPTANVLPVVGPAVVSSSGAPSVGELPTASFSKTTYFPSPSMQLSQSYMPLFLSPSQGWSTYVGSFSPLSMTTVHAAPAPNGKLSASYLPERPDQPECRYFMNYGSCKYGQDCKYNHPREKISQLTSSSLGPLGLPLRPGHPVCSYYSLYGLCKYGPTCKFDHPLDAYSYAYSLSIPPLATPYSPSLLYQRTSPLVPSSEMSPSKSSTLSCGIKKGVTRSDENWHSNTKGCEDSPDHSNSLPNSYKTPYDMIHYESSESG, from the exons ATGATTAGGAATGGTGTGTTGCCCGATTCCTACAATCCAGCTCCTGAGCAAGCTGAAg ATATGATGAGCAGGTTGAAGTTGGAGAACAGTAATGATAGTGGTGGAGTGGGTGATGCAGTGGGTGCATATCCGAATCGGCCAGGTGAACCGGATTGCATATACTATCTGAGAACCGGAACTTGTGGATATGGGAGCAATTGTCGTTTCAATCATCCCTCTAATGGAGGACAT GATTATGGTGTTAGAAACACTGCTGAACTGCCAGAAAGAGCTGGGCAGCCTGATTGCGGG TTCTATCTAAAGACAGGTTGGTGCAAATATGGGTCATCTTGTAAGTACCATCACCCAAAGGACAGGCCTGTTGACTCATCAGCCGTCCCGAATATATTGGGTCTGCCGATGCGTGAG GATTCAAAGTCATGCCTTCATTATATGCGGACTGGATTATGTAAGTATGGATATGCTTGCAAGTTCCATCATCCTCAACCCCTGCCAACTGCAAATGTCTTACCTGTGGTAGGACCTGCAGTTGTGTCTTCATCGGGTGCACCATCTGTTGGTGAACTTCCAACAGCATCCTTCTCAAAGACTACTTATTTCCCCAGTCCTTCCATGCAACTTTCACAAAGCTACATGCCATTATTTCTATCTCCATCACAAGGCTGGAGCACGTATGTG GGAAGTTTCAGTCCTCTGTCTATGACTACTGTCCATGCTGCACCAGCTCCCAATGGGAAGCTATCAGCATCTTATCTTCCGGAAAGGCCGGATCAACCTGAATGCCGATATTTCATGAATTATGGGAGCTGTAAGTATGGACAGGACTGCAAGTATAACCACCCAAGAGAAAAGATCTCGCAACTGACATCGAGTTCCCTTGGTCCACTTGGGCTTCCTTTAAGACCT GGACATCCTGTATGTTCGTATTACAGCCTTTATGGACTTTGCAAGTACGGACCTACGTGTAAATTTGATCACCCGTTGGACGCCTACTCATACGCCTACAGTCTGAGCATCCCACCTCTGGCAACTCCTTATTCACCTTCCCTACTGTACCAAAGAACATCACCACTGGTTCCATCATCTGAAATGTCTCCCTCTAAATCATCAACTTTAAGTTGCGGGATCAAGAAAGGTGTGACTAGGAGCGACGAGAATTGGCACTCTAATACTAAAGGCTGCGAAGATTCACCTGATCATTCTAATTCTCTCCCGAATTCCTACAAAACACCTTATGATATGATCCACTACGAATCTAGCGAATCTGGCTGA